CGCGCGCAAGCTCGCCATGCGCGGGGGCGGGGCGGGCGGTTAGTCGATCCGCTCTGGCGCTAGGCGCAATTTCACCCTAGAGCCTCGGACATCATGGAAGAGGCTCGCCCAGAAAACGCCGCATCGTCCTTCACCCAGCGCCTGCGTCAGGGCGTGAGCGGGCTTCGGGAACGGTTCCATCCGCATTGGGAGCGCCGCTGGTTCCGCTGGATCGCGATCGGGCTGGGCGGACTGTTGCTTGCCTATGCGCTCTTCTGGCTGATCTTCGCGCGCGGCCTGCCCGATGCGGCGACGCTGCTGAACTATGAACCGCCATTGCCCACCATCGTGCGCGACGCCAACGGCCAGCCGGTCCACAGCTACGCCCGCGAACGGCGCGTCCAGCTGCAATATAGCGATTATCCGCCGCTGCTGATTCACGCCTATCTGTCGGCGGAGGACAAGACCTTCTTCGAACATCATGGCGTCGACTTCACCGGGCTGGCTGGGGCCGTGTTCGACTATGCGACCAAGATCGGCTCGGGGCAGCGCGCCCGTGGCGGCTCCACCATCACCCAGCAGGTGGCGAAGAACCTGTTGATCGGTGACGAATATTCGCCGACCCGAAAAGTGAAGGAGATGATCCTCGCCTATCGCATGGAAAATGTGCTGACCAAGCAGCAGATTCTGGAACTCTACCTCAACCAGATTTTCCTTGGCCGTAACGCCTATGGCGTGCAGGCGGCGGCGCGTGCCTATTTCGACAAGGATGTGGGCGATCTCAAGCTGCACGAAATGGCCTATCTGGCGATCCTGCCCAAGGGGCCGGCCAATTACCGCCCGGAAAGCCCGACCGGCCATGAGCGTGCGCTGGACCGCCGCAACTGGGCGCTGGGCGAAATGTACAAAAATGGCTGGATCACCAAGGCCCAGCGGGACGAGGCGCAGGCCCAGCCTCTGGGCACCGTGTCGGCCCATGGCTCCAGCTTCGACGCCCGCGCCGGCGGCTATTATATGGAGGAGGTGCGCCGTCGCCTGATCCAGCTTTTCGGTGAAAAGGCGCAGGATGGCCCCAACAGTGTCTATGCCGGCGGTCTCTGGGTGCGCAGCCCCTATGATCCGAAAATCCAGGACCTGACGGCGACCGCGCTGCGCAACGGCCTGCTGCGCTTCGACGCGGGCAAGGGTTGGTCCGGGCCGGTCGGCAGGATCGACATGGCGCGCGGATGGGAGCGGGAACTGGCGGCGAGCTACATCGATGTCGACTATGCCGGATGGCGCGTAGCGGTGATCGTCAACAGCGGGTCGTCATCGGCGCAGATCGGCTTTTCGGACGGTTCGACCGGGACCTTGCCAGCAGGATCGGCGCAACTGCCCTATCGCAAGACCGGCGGTCCGGCCTTTGCCGCGCTGAAGCCCGGCGACCTGATCGTCGTTGCGCGCAACGGCAATGAATGGGCGCTGCGCAACATTCCCGAAGTGTCCGGCGGCATGGTGGTGGAGGAAACCCATTCGGGCCGCATCCATGCCATGCAGGGCGGGTTCGACAGCCGCCTGTCCTCCTATAACCGCGCGACGCAGGCGATGCGCCAGCCCGGATCGACCATCAAGCCCTTCGTCTATGCCGCCGCGCTGGACAATGGCATGACCCCGGCCTCGATCATCGTCGACGGCCCGCTCTGCATTTATCAGGGCGCGGGCCTCGGCCAGAAATGCTTCCGCAACTTCTCGGGCGGCAGCGCCGGGCCGCAGACGCTGC
This region of Sphingobium sp. EM0848 genomic DNA includes:
- a CDS encoding penicillin-binding protein 1A; the protein is MEEARPENAASSFTQRLRQGVSGLRERFHPHWERRWFRWIAIGLGGLLLAYALFWLIFARGLPDAATLLNYEPPLPTIVRDANGQPVHSYARERRVQLQYSDYPPLLIHAYLSAEDKTFFEHHGVDFTGLAGAVFDYATKIGSGQRARGGSTITQQVAKNLLIGDEYSPTRKVKEMILAYRMENVLTKQQILELYLNQIFLGRNAYGVQAAARAYFDKDVGDLKLHEMAYLAILPKGPANYRPESPTGHERALDRRNWALGEMYKNGWITKAQRDEAQAQPLGTVSAHGSSFDARAGGYYMEEVRRRLIQLFGEKAQDGPNSVYAGGLWVRSPYDPKIQDLTATALRNGLLRFDAGKGWSGPVGRIDMARGWERELAASYIDVDYAGWRVAVIVNSGSSSAQIGFSDGSTGTLPAGSAQLPYRKTGGPAFAALKPGDLIVVARNGNEWALRNIPEVSGGMVVEETHSGRIHAMQGGFDSRLSSYNRATQAMRQPGSTIKPFVYAAALDNGMTPASIIVDGPLCIYQGAGLGQKCFRNFSGGSAGPQTLRWGVEQSRNLMTVRAASQTGMDRVVRTIKAMGIGDYQPYLSYALGAGETTVERMVNAYAMLANQGRQLTPKLMDYVQDRHGKVIWPQRWRACDGCNMANWDGKPMPRFGFEGKQVMNPMTAYQVVHIAEGVIQRGTATILADLNRPLFGKTGTTNGPTNVWFVGGSPDLVAGVYIGYDQPRSLGGWAQGGRVAAPIWKAAMTPVLETMPKTPFIAPAGIRMVTIDRRSGKRVYGVWPTDEPKPAVIWEAFKPESEPRRSIRKEEVAAQDKAAARIEATVQRRQRTDSDFLQDQGGIY